From Acipenser ruthenus chromosome 2, fAciRut3.2 maternal haplotype, whole genome shotgun sequence, a single genomic window includes:
- the LOC117409147 gene encoding transcription factor ATOH1-like: protein MARMNVEQWVDVKGDAEQQTGLMREEHRGYPQSIALLDNSDPRAWLDPTLQGTCTAHSDYLLHSPGSSAERTQQDTDNSKELRKINNNSGKVRGLCKLKGVGLDDTGCRQRALSSKPVNGVQKQRRMAANARERRRMHGLNHAFDELRRVIPSFDNDKQLSKYETLQMAQIYINALSDLLQVPTDQVKNDYRSALEGTGSKFSFSNCSRFAATGYPMQPNTTQFPFEDGTFSAMMGQETLSPSPTVKSGSENSNASPRSNRSDGEFSPHSHFSDSDEANLELQSEDELSELKLQNHTMF from the coding sequence ATGGCTCGGATGAATGTAGAACAATGGGTGGATGTGAAAGGAGATGCAGAGCAGCAGACGGGTTTAATGAGGGAAGAGCACAGAGGTTATCCACAAAGTATAGCActtctggataacagtgatccaCGTGCCTGGCTCGATCCAACGCTGCAAGGCACCTGCACGGCACACTCCGATTACCTTCTGCACTCACCCGGCTCGTCTGCAGAGCGCACACAGCAAGATACAGACAACAGCAAGGAgctaagaaaaataaacaataactcCGGGAAAGTGAGAGGCCTCTGCAAACTCAAGGGTGTCGGATTGGACGATACAGGTTGCAGACAGAGAGCCCTTTCCAGTAAGCCGGTTAATGGAGTCCAAAAGCAGAGGAGGATGGCAGCAAATGCCCGAGAGAGGAGGAGGATGCACGGTCTGAACCATGCCTTTGATGAACTACGTCGTGTCATCCCGTCATTTGACAATGACAAGCAACTTTCCAAATACGAGACTCTTCAGATGGCGCAAATATACATCAATGCCCTTTCCGATCTTTTACAAGTTCCCACAGATCAGGTAAAAAACGACTATAGATCTGCCTTGGAGGGCACAGGTTCCAAGTTTTCCTTTTCAAACTGCAGTAGGTTTGCAGCAACAGGTTATCCCATGCAACCGAATACAACGCAGTTCCCGTTTGAAGACGGTACCTTTTCAGCAATGATGGGACAAGAGACACTTTCACCATCACCTACAGTAAAGTCTGGTTCAGAGAACAGCAACGCATCCCCGAGGTCTAATAGAAGTGATGGGGAGTTTTCGCCTCATTCACATTTTAGTGATTCCGACGAGGCAAATTTAGAGTTACAAAGCGAAGATGAACTTTCTGAACTCAAACTCCAGAACCACACCATGTTCTAA